The proteins below are encoded in one region of Peribacillus muralis:
- a CDS encoding ABC transporter ATP-binding protein has translation MIEVKQVSKKYGRKKILDSVSFTANKGEVTCLIGINGVGKTTTLKAIMGLTPYKGEILINGQKMTKDSYEKITFIPDAPTMLPQMTVKQAMEFMEDFYHSWNQERALQLLEFFKLKEESRISELSKGNTAKLNLMLGLSLDVDYVLMDEPFSGIDIFSREQIANVFASHLIEDRGVIITTHEIGDIEHLIDKVILLDNGTVLKEFNTEEMREEEGKSVVDVMREVYQA, from the coding sequence ATGATCGAGGTAAAACAAGTTTCCAAAAAATATGGCCGCAAAAAAATATTGGACAGTGTATCCTTTACCGCCAATAAAGGCGAAGTCACCTGTTTGATCGGGATAAATGGTGTCGGTAAAACGACGACACTCAAAGCAATCATGGGCCTGACGCCATATAAAGGGGAAATATTGATCAATGGTCAAAAAATGACAAAAGACAGCTATGAAAAAATCACCTTCATTCCAGACGCTCCGACGATGCTTCCGCAAATGACGGTTAAGCAGGCAATGGAGTTCATGGAAGATTTCTATCATTCATGGAATCAGGAAAGAGCCCTTCAATTGCTTGAATTCTTCAAGCTGAAGGAGGAAAGCCGCATTTCGGAATTGTCCAAAGGCAATACGGCCAAGCTTAACCTGATGCTGGGACTGTCGCTTGACGTGGATTATGTCCTGATGGATGAACCGTTTTCCGGAATCGATATATTCAGCCGCGAGCAGATCGCCAATGTTTTTGCGAGCCACCTCATCGAGGACAGGGGCGTCATCATCACGACCCATGAAATCGGTGATATCGAGCATTTGATCGACAAAGTCATTTTATTGGATAACGGGACGGTGCTTAAAGAATTCAATACCGAAGAAATGCGTGAAGAAGAAGGGAAATCGGTAGTCGACGTAATGAGAGAGGTGTATCAAGCATGA
- a CDS encoding GntR family transcriptional regulator has protein sequence MNVNTREPVYLQVVRHFKEQIAIGSFVAGQEIPSRRELAATLNINPNTAQKAYKEMEEQGLIHTERNFPSQITTNETVLQAVRQELILEAVDSFVDAIRPINVPVDELLRVVKEKYSEEIREEEGK, from the coding sequence ATGAACGTTAATACCCGGGAGCCGGTATATTTACAAGTCGTTCGTCATTTTAAAGAACAAATAGCCATTGGCAGCTTCGTTGCAGGGCAGGAGATTCCCTCCCGAAGAGAACTGGCGGCTACATTGAACATAAATCCTAATACTGCTCAAAAAGCGTATAAAGAAATGGAGGAACAAGGCTTGATTCACACTGAACGTAATTTCCCCAGTCAGATCACGACGAATGAAACGGTATTACAGGCTGTGAGGCAGGAGCTGATCTTGGAAGCCGTCGATTCTTTTGTCGATGCGATCCGTCCGATTAATGTGCCAGTCGATGAACTGCTTCGTGTCGTTAAGGAAAAATACTCGGAAGAAATAAGGGAGGAGGAAGGAAAATGA
- a CDS encoding SDR family oxidoreductase: MILITGSTGNVGREVVNHLQSEGIPFVTASHRRDHGDRYLNFEDASSFSGALQGIDSVFLMRPPHLADANKYFRPFIEEAVKQNVKHIVFLSVLGADKNKIVPHAKIEKIILESHIPYTFLRPSFFMQNLLTEHGEELREKHDIYVPAGKGKTSFIDVRDIGVAAMKTLIHEEHRGKAYDLTGNEALSYQEVAEIISAITGERFTYSNPSILGFWKTYRKKGISTDKIVVMVGIYTTAKIGFAKRVTSDLQEILGHAPITFEQFVKDSADSLK; this comes from the coding sequence TTGATTTTAATTACAGGATCGACCGGCAATGTAGGAAGGGAAGTAGTGAATCACCTGCAATCCGAAGGCATTCCGTTCGTAACGGCAAGCCACCGACGTGATCATGGTGACCGTTATTTGAACTTTGAGGATGCTTCCTCGTTTTCCGGAGCGTTACAGGGAATCGACTCCGTCTTTTTGATGCGCCCTCCGCATCTTGCTGATGCCAATAAATATTTTCGTCCGTTCATAGAAGAGGCGGTAAAGCAGAATGTGAAACATATCGTGTTTCTTTCTGTGCTCGGTGCCGACAAAAACAAAATCGTCCCACATGCCAAAATCGAAAAAATCATCTTGGAATCACATATTCCCTACACATTTTTGCGTCCGAGTTTCTTTATGCAGAACCTGCTTACAGAGCATGGTGAAGAGTTAAGGGAGAAACACGATATATATGTTCCGGCGGGCAAAGGAAAAACGAGCTTCATCGATGTCCGTGATATAGGCGTGGCAGCCATGAAGACGTTGATCCATGAAGAGCATCGAGGGAAAGCTTATGACTTAACGGGAAATGAAGCCTTATCGTATCAAGAGGTCGCCGAAATAATCAGTGCAATAACAGGGGAACGCTTCACTTATTCCAATCCAAGCATTCTTGGATTTTGGAAGACATACCGAAAAAAGGGAATAAGCACGGACAAAATCGTCGTAATGGTGGGGATTTACACGACAGCGAAAATCGGTTTCGCGAAGCGTGTGACAAGTGATTTACAGGAAATATTGGGACATGCCCCGATTACCTTTGAACAATTTGTCAAGGATAGTGCAGACTCATTGAAATAG
- a CDS encoding AAA family ATPase — protein sequence MKLHHDTQYIRGMYLNRERISSYDFFPLNLPVINHLQELAFHPNVTYVVGENGMGKSTLLEGIAIAYGFNPEGGTLNFNFSNYDSHSNLDEYLRLKKGVYKPQDHFFFRAETFYNLATNIEELDREAFGPKIIDSFGGKSLHQQSHGESFFAAFVERFQGNGLYILDEPEAALSPLRQMSMLARINELVNQGSQFIISTHSPVLMAYPEAKILQITEAGINEVALEESDHYLLMKQFFEDKDRLLHHLFQ from the coding sequence ATGAAGTTACATCATGATACACAATACATCAGGGGCATGTACCTGAATCGGGAGCGCATTTCTTCTTATGACTTTTTCCCGCTTAATCTGCCGGTTATTAACCATCTTCAGGAATTGGCCTTCCATCCGAATGTAACCTATGTTGTTGGGGAAAATGGCATGGGGAAGTCGACTTTGCTTGAAGGTATTGCGATTGCGTACGGCTTCAATCCAGAGGGCGGGACGTTGAATTTCAATTTTTCCAATTATGACTCCCACTCCAACTTGGACGAATACCTCCGTTTGAAAAAGGGCGTGTATAAACCGCAGGACCATTTTTTCTTTAGGGCAGAAACGTTCTATAATTTGGCAACGAATATAGAAGAACTGGACAGGGAGGCGTTTGGGCCGAAAATCATCGATTCCTTCGGTGGAAAGTCCCTGCATCAACAATCACATGGGGAATCGTTTTTCGCGGCTTTCGTAGAACGGTTTCAAGGCAATGGCTTGTATATCCTCGATGAGCCTGAGGCTGCTTTGTCCCCGTTGAGGCAAATGTCGATGCTCGCCAGGATCAACGAGCTTGTCAATCAAGGGTCCCAGTTCATCATTTCCACCCATTCCCCGGTTCTCATGGCCTATCCAGAGGCAAAAATCCTCCAAATTACGGAGGCTGGAATAAATGAAGTGGCATTGGAGGAGTCTGATCACTATTTGTTGATGAAGCAGTTTTTTGAGGATAAAGATCGCCTGCTGCATCATCTATTTCAGTAG
- a CDS encoding GrpB family protein, giving the protein MRRVEVVAHKKEWQSIFRDECENLKAIFGDEVIEVSHIGSTAIPGIHAKPVVDILAVVRSIDRVVDFNEEMEQFGYKAMGENGIAGRRFFSKGGDERSHHVHMFQTGHEDIARHLAFRDYMLAHPHEAKKYSQLKLRLAAEFPTDMEEYVNGKNEFIKVIDERAKRSVIRANGDRDVF; this is encoded by the coding sequence ATGAGAAGAGTCGAGGTCGTTGCACATAAGAAGGAGTGGCAGAGCATATTTCGTGATGAATGTGAAAACTTAAAGGCTATATTCGGCGATGAAGTGATAGAAGTATCTCATATTGGCAGTACGGCCATTCCGGGCATTCATGCCAAGCCAGTCGTAGATATATTGGCAGTTGTTCGGAGCATCGATCGCGTCGTTGACTTTAATGAAGAGATGGAGCAGTTTGGCTATAAGGCAATGGGAGAGAATGGCATTGCTGGCCGAAGGTTTTTCAGTAAAGGCGGGGATGAGCGGTCACATCATGTACATATGTTCCAAACGGGTCATGAGGATATTGCCAGGCATCTCGCTTTTCGGGATTATATGCTGGCGCACCCGCATGAAGCCAAAAAGTATAGTCAGCTCAAGCTACGATTGGCTGCCGAATTCCCAACCGATATGGAGGAGTACGTAAACGGGAAAAATGAGTTCATCAAGGTGATTGATGAAAGGGCGAAGCGTTCGGTGATTCGGGCAAATGGTGACAGAGATGTTTTTTGA
- a CDS encoding amidase family protein, with product MTIPFKEFFKEELTIDEIQYALEKGDITSKELTMYYMFRIANFDQAGPKLNSILEVNPDALFIAEALDHERASKGIRGPLHGIPIVLKDNIETNDKMHTSAGTIALENYNSKEDAFLVKRLREAGAVILGKTNMTELANGMSDEMWAGYSSRGGQVLNPYGDANLYVGGSSSGSAVAAAANFTVLSVGTETDASILSPSITNSVVGIKPTIGLVSRRGIIPFTYSQDTAGPMARTVTDAAILLGALAGIDELDAATHKSAGSLVSDYTEYLDRNGLRNAKIGVCNRAHDEFHASAEYDETLFNDVVRTLKDEGAFVIDDIDIPSFNREWSWAVSLYELKASLDHFLSKLPPHIPVHSITELIAFNKGMGGRALKYGQNKLENRESLTDTLRNPEYLNAKLEDIYFSQDQGIDFALKKYDLDAILFPSYIGSTICAKAGYPSIAMPAGFMKSGRPFGVTFAGTAYSEGVILKVAYAFEQATKHRRTPNL from the coding sequence ATGACGATACCATTTAAAGAGTTTTTCAAAGAAGAGCTAACGATAGATGAGATACAATACGCCTTGGAAAAAGGAGACATAACATCAAAAGAGCTAACGATGTATTATATGTTTCGGATTGCCAATTTTGATCAAGCTGGGCCTAAACTGAACTCCATTCTTGAGGTAAATCCTGATGCCCTCTTCATTGCTGAAGCATTGGATCATGAACGAGCATCCAAGGGCATCAGGGGACCATTGCATGGCATCCCGATTGTATTGAAGGACAATATCGAAACGAATGATAAGATGCATACGAGTGCTGGGACGATTGCGCTTGAGAATTATAACAGCAAGGAAGATGCATTTCTTGTTAAAAGGCTCCGGGAAGCAGGCGCCGTTATCCTCGGTAAGACGAATATGACCGAGCTGGCGAATGGGATGTCCGATGAGATGTGGGCCGGATACAGTTCACGAGGCGGACAAGTATTGAACCCGTATGGGGATGCGAACCTTTATGTTGGAGGGTCCAGTTCAGGCTCGGCGGTGGCGGCTGCTGCGAATTTCACGGTATTATCTGTAGGCACTGAAACGGACGCATCCATTTTGAGTCCATCGATTACGAATTCCGTAGTAGGGATAAAACCGACCATTGGCCTGGTGAGCCGCAGGGGAATCATCCCTTTCACATATTCACAGGATACGGCAGGACCGATGGCAAGAACCGTCACCGATGCTGCGATTCTATTGGGAGCATTAGCGGGGATTGACGAGCTTGACGCCGCAACACATAAAAGCGCAGGGAGTCTTGTATCGGATTATACGGAATATTTAGATCGAAACGGTTTAAGGAATGCCAAGATCGGTGTATGCAATCGGGCCCATGACGAGTTTCATGCATCGGCCGAATATGATGAAACCTTATTTAACGATGTTGTTCGAACCTTGAAGGATGAAGGGGCCTTCGTCATCGATGATATAGACATTCCTTCATTCAATCGGGAATGGAGCTGGGCCGTTTCTTTATATGAGTTAAAAGCTAGCTTGGATCATTTCCTTTCGAAGCTGCCGCCGCACATACCGGTTCATTCCATTACGGAATTAATTGCATTTAATAAGGGCATGGGCGGGCGTGCATTGAAGTATGGGCAAAATAAATTGGAAAATAGAGAAAGCCTGACCGATACGTTAAGAAATCCTGAATACTTGAATGCGAAATTGGAGGACATTTATTTTTCTCAGGACCAGGGCATTGATTTTGCCTTGAAGAAGTATGATCTGGATGCAATTCTTTTTCCATCTTACATAGGTTCTACCATTTGTGCGAAAGCTGGGTACCCTTCCATAGCCATGCCTGCAGGATTCATGAAAAGCGGCAGGCCATTTGGTGTGACCTTCGCCGGCACCGCTTATAGTGAAGGGGTTATACTGAAAGTGGCATATGCCTTCGAACAGGCTACCAAGCACAGACGAACCCCAAATTTATAA
- a CDS encoding GrpB family protein, giving the protein MEKQIIIEQYNPNWISEFHQEKTRIMTVLHGHRLYIEHIGSTSVKGLAAKPVLDIMAAVRHLDEVESFIQPLRSIGYEFIPHKEFPDRRFFRKGQWRAGTHHLHFYIFGSEQWKDQLSFRDYLSAHPEVRKQYQQLKQHLAEKHPNDRTRYTEAKAPFIQNVLKKANEEVPHPQIEGINVDDDTI; this is encoded by the coding sequence ATGGAAAAGCAGATCATTATCGAACAATATAACCCCAATTGGATTAGCGAATTTCATCAGGAAAAAACGAGGATCATGACAGTGTTACACGGTCATCGCCTATATATTGAACATATTGGCAGTACATCCGTCAAAGGGTTGGCAGCAAAACCGGTGTTGGATATCATGGCTGCTGTCCGGCATTTAGACGAGGTGGAGTCGTTCATTCAGCCGTTAAGGTCGATCGGGTATGAATTTATCCCGCATAAGGAATTTCCCGACAGGCGTTTTTTTAGAAAAGGTCAATGGCGGGCGGGTACGCATCATTTGCATTTCTATATATTCGGGAGTGAACAGTGGAAGGATCAACTTTCATTCAGGGATTATCTAAGCGCACATCCTGAGGTGCGGAAGCAATATCAGCAATTGAAGCAGCACTTAGCCGAAAAGCATCCAAATGACAGGACGAGATACACGGAGGCGAAAGCTCCTTTTATCCAGAACGTCCTGAAGAAGGCAAATGAGGAAGTGCCTCATCCGCAAATAGAGGGGATCAATGTCGATGACGATACCATTTAA
- a CDS encoding VanZ family protein — MKIFVKAVLSLCMVLYLLILTKLILFKYISIMDMKDHIRFTFHERYWGYHNFIPFKTIFQYIFTEDINTTIRIDNIVGNIIGFIPFGFMLPLLSKRVSRFKSIVIATFGLSFTYEILQLLFELGSFDVDDLILNTLGGVIGYLPIKIVHIFNKTKNGRSIRGHAQ, encoded by the coding sequence ATGAAAATATTTGTAAAAGCAGTCTTATCGTTATGTATGGTTCTTTATCTATTGATTTTGACAAAGTTAATCTTGTTCAAGTACATCTCGATAATGGATATGAAAGATCATATTCGTTTTACCTTCCATGAACGCTATTGGGGTTACCATAACTTCATACCTTTTAAAACCATTTTCCAGTACATCTTCACAGAGGATATCAACACAACCATCCGGATTGACAACATTGTGGGCAATATCATTGGGTTCATACCATTCGGCTTCATGCTTCCTTTACTCTCAAAAAGGGTTTCCCGATTCAAATCGATCGTTATTGCCACATTCGGTTTAAGCTTCACCTATGAGATCCTTCAGCTTTTATTTGAATTAGGCAGTTTTGATGTCGATGATTTAATCTTGAATACTCTTGGCGGGGTTATAGGATACTTGCCGATCAAGATCGTTCACATCTTCAACAAAACGAAAAACGGCCGATCCATTCGAGGTCATGCCCAATGA
- a CDS encoding dihydrofolate reductase family protein: MPITGKQRRVILDLAVTLDGFIEGKNGEIDWCIMDPDMGFTNFLNQIDAIFYGRKSYDLWGQYIPEAHESDTEKEIWDLVHRKDKYVFSRTQKRSDDQAIFINENILEEVSELKNKPGKDIWLYGGASLITTFINLGLVDEFRLSVHPVILGEGKPMFIDMKQRVNLKLVHTKTFASGVVQLIYRGNGM, from the coding sequence ATGCCCATTACTGGGAAACAAAGAAGAGTCATTTTGGATTTAGCCGTTACATTGGATGGTTTTATTGAAGGGAAAAATGGCGAAATCGATTGGTGCATCATGGACCCTGATATGGGGTTCACGAATTTCCTGAATCAGATCGATGCCATTTTTTACGGCAGGAAGAGCTATGATCTATGGGGACAATATATTCCTGAAGCGCACGAATCTGATACCGAAAAAGAAATTTGGGATTTGGTTCATCGTAAAGACAAATATGTGTTTTCCAGAACACAAAAGAGATCTGATGATCAAGCAATCTTCATTAATGAAAATATATTGGAAGAAGTAAGTGAATTGAAGAATAAGCCAGGTAAAGACATCTGGCTGTATGGCGGAGCCAGTCTCATTACAACCTTTATAAATCTGGGGCTTGTGGATGAATTCAGATTATCTGTCCACCCTGTTATTTTGGGAGAAGGAAAACCGATGTTCATTGATATGAAACAGAGGGTGAATTTGAAATTGGTCCATACAAAAACATTCGCTTCCGGCGTTGTGCAACTCATTTATCGTGGAAATGGCATGTAA
- the modA gene encoding molybdate ABC transporter substrate-binding protein, producing the protein MRKLHFLIFAMMLLVMIGTGCSNDEGKNKTQKDGEQVELTVSAAVSLQEALTDIKAAFEKDHPNVKVNYNFGASGALQQQISQGAPVDLFFSAAEDKFEKLVDEDLIDEKNGIDLVGNKLVLVVPKDSDKGLKSIGDLTKADKIAVGTPESVPAGQYAKQTLENSNLWKEIEDKVVYGKDVRQVLTYVETGNVDAGLVYKTDALSSSKVKLVATAKDDLHDPIIYPVGLINDQKHAKEAKQFYDYLQTPTAMKTFEKYGFEDLN; encoded by the coding sequence TTGAGAAAATTACATTTCTTGATTTTTGCAATGATGCTGCTCGTGATGATCGGGACGGGCTGCTCGAATGACGAGGGAAAAAACAAGACACAAAAAGACGGCGAGCAAGTCGAGTTGACGGTGTCAGCTGCCGTTAGCCTGCAGGAGGCTTTGACGGATATAAAGGCCGCCTTTGAAAAAGACCACCCAAATGTGAAGGTTAATTATAACTTTGGGGCCTCAGGAGCCCTTCAGCAACAAATTTCCCAAGGGGCACCTGTCGATCTGTTCTTCTCGGCCGCAGAAGATAAATTCGAAAAATTAGTAGATGAAGATCTTATCGATGAGAAAAATGGAATCGATTTAGTCGGCAATAAGCTGGTGCTCGTAGTACCGAAGGATTCCGATAAAGGTTTGAAGTCGATCGGTGACCTCACCAAGGCAGACAAAATTGCCGTTGGTACACCAGAATCCGTACCGGCCGGGCAGTACGCGAAGCAAACATTGGAAAACAGTAATCTATGGAAAGAAATTGAAGATAAAGTCGTATACGGCAAGGATGTCAGGCAAGTGCTCACTTATGTCGAAACGGGAAATGTAGACGCTGGACTCGTTTATAAAACGGATGCACTGAGCTCATCCAAAGTTAAGCTGGTCGCAACAGCCAAGGATGATCTACACGATCCAATCATCTATCCGGTAGGCTTGATCAATGACCAAAAACATGCCAAAGAAGCAAAGCAATTCTATGACTATCTCCAAACGCCAACAGCCATGAAAACATTTGAAAAATACGGATTTGAAGATTTGAATTGA
- a CDS encoding helix-turn-helix transcriptional regulator, whose amino-acid sequence MKQELSYTIEEVAQLLKVSKLTIYDLVKKGELPVFRVGRQMRMDAKDLEKYIADSKSPAYTAPGPKRAEAKDASPLVISGQDMVLDLLGQYIEKNSGHKALRSHKGSLNGLISMYNGEAEIVSLHMFDGDTGEYNLPYIKKILVGHPYILLNLLSRKAGLYVKKGNPFKLATWSDLNNDKLTFINRERGSGARILLDEQLRINNIPAKNLKGYENEETNHLSVASAVSSGAADVGVGIEKAAKLVGVDFVPLITERYDLVLLKTSTNEELITTVKTILTSIPFQAEIDALGDYDISRTGSVIHETF is encoded by the coding sequence ATGAAACAGGAGCTATCCTATACAATCGAAGAAGTTGCACAGCTATTGAAAGTATCCAAATTGACGATCTATGATCTAGTTAAAAAAGGGGAACTGCCTGTATTTCGCGTTGGCAGGCAAATGAGGATGGATGCAAAGGACTTGGAGAAGTATATCGCCGACAGCAAGTCTCCAGCCTATACAGCGCCTGGGCCAAAGCGGGCCGAAGCAAAGGATGCCTCCCCCCTTGTCATCAGCGGACAGGACATGGTGCTGGATTTACTTGGGCAGTATATCGAGAAAAATTCCGGCCATAAGGCATTACGATCCCACAAAGGAAGCTTGAACGGATTGATTTCCATGTACAATGGCGAAGCGGAAATCGTCAGCTTACATATGTTCGATGGTGATACAGGAGAATACAATCTTCCTTATATAAAAAAAATCTTGGTTGGCCATCCCTACATTTTGCTTAACCTCCTTTCAAGGAAGGCAGGCTTATACGTAAAAAAAGGGAACCCCTTCAAGCTCGCCACCTGGTCAGATTTAAACAATGATAAGCTGACCTTCATCAATCGGGAGAGGGGATCTGGTGCAAGAATCCTTCTTGATGAGCAGTTACGGATCAACAACATTCCGGCTAAAAACCTTAAAGGATATGAAAACGAGGAAACCAACCATTTAAGTGTCGCATCGGCCGTTTCATCCGGGGCTGCGGACGTTGGTGTTGGAATTGAAAAGGCGGCTAAACTGGTTGGAGTCGATTTCGTTCCACTGATAACGGAACGCTACGACCTTGTTTTATTGAAAACTTCAACAAACGAGGAGCTCATCACTACCGTCAAAACGATATTGACCTCGATTCCGTTTCAAGCGGAAATCGATGCTCTAGGTGATTATGATATTTCGAGGACCGGCTCCGTCATTCACGAGACATTTTAA
- the bioB gene encoding biotin synthase BioB yields METVVSDWKRLAESVIKGHEVTAKEALSIVQASDDEVLDILNAAYLIRRHHYGKKVKLNMIINTKSGLCPEDCGYCSQSIVSEAPIDKYAWLTKEKIVEGAQESIRRKAGTYCIVASGRRPTNREIDHVIEAVKEIRGTTDLKICCCLGFLNEEHAGKLAAAGVHRYNHNLNTSQENYGKITSTHTYEDRVETVEAVKDAGMSPCSGAIFGMGESEMEAVEIALSLRGLDADSIPCNFLNAIDGTPLEGTSELTPNTCLKLISMMRFVNPSKEIRLAGGREVNLRSMQPMALYAANSIFVGDYLTTAGQEPTADWGIIEDLGFEIEECAL; encoded by the coding sequence ATGGAAACAGTAGTAAGCGATTGGAAGAGGTTAGCCGAAAGCGTGATCAAGGGGCATGAAGTGACAGCCAAAGAGGCTTTATCGATCGTACAAGCCTCTGATGATGAGGTTTTGGACATTTTGAATGCAGCTTACCTCATCCGCAGGCACCATTATGGGAAAAAGGTGAAATTGAATATGATCATCAATACGAAATCGGGTTTATGTCCAGAGGATTGCGGCTACTGCTCGCAGTCGATCGTCTCGGAGGCACCAATCGATAAATATGCGTGGCTGACCAAAGAGAAGATTGTCGAGGGTGCGCAAGAATCGATCCGCCGTAAAGCGGGCACGTATTGCATCGTTGCCTCCGGACGGCGTCCAACGAACCGGGAAATAGATCATGTCATCGAAGCCGTGAAGGAAATCCGCGGAACGACCGACCTCAAAATCTGCTGCTGCTTAGGCTTCCTGAATGAAGAGCATGCCGGGAAACTAGCAGCTGCCGGGGTTCATCGCTACAATCACAACCTGAATACATCACAGGAAAACTACGGGAAAATTACATCGACACACACATATGAGGACAGGGTGGAAACGGTCGAAGCTGTAAAGGATGCCGGCATGTCCCCTTGCTCAGGTGCCATTTTCGGTATGGGGGAATCTGAAATGGAGGCAGTGGAAATCGCCCTTTCCCTTCGCGGTCTGGATGCGGACTCGATTCCTTGTAATTTTCTCAATGCCATTGACGGTACGCCGCTTGAGGGAACCTCCGAGCTGACTCCCAATACATGCTTGAAATTGATTTCCATGATGAGATTCGTTAACCCAAGTAAAGAAATCCGTCTCGCAGGGGGACGTGAAGTCAACCTCCGATCGATGCAGCCCATGGCCCTTTACGCCGCCAATTCCATCTTTGTCGGTGATTATTTAACGACAGCCGGTCAAGAACCGACGGCAGATTGGGGCATCATCGAAGATCTCGGGTTTGAAATAGAAGAATGTGCCCTTTAG
- the bioF gene encoding 8-amino-7-oxononanoate synthase: MIWEQELAALKEKGLYRKLRSVETLNDDGQALVNGQKMLMFASNNYLGLAQDQRVIEASIQATERFGAGSTGSRLTTGHSIIHEALEGKLAQFKQTEAAIVLNTGYMANMAVLTTIVGEGDLILSDAGNHASIIDGCRLSRAKTVIYSHADLDDLELKLQGHQGFKKTLIVTDGVFSMDGDIAPLPGIVNLAKRYGALIMMDDAHATGVLGKDGRGTSEHFGLKGKVDIEMGTLSKAIGVEGGFVAGSRSLIDYLLNKARPFIFSTALSPGVVAGASAAVDIIMTEPERRVRLQNMSRHLYEELTSLGYTVTGGETPILGIICGKPEQATLLSKELHKHGIYAPAIRPPTVPDGTSRIRLTLMSQHRERHIDHVISAFKAIRANDTDSVDKTLPIG; the protein is encoded by the coding sequence ATGATTTGGGAGCAGGAATTGGCAGCGTTAAAAGAAAAGGGACTATATCGAAAGTTACGCTCGGTTGAAACGTTGAACGATGATGGACAGGCTTTGGTGAATGGACAAAAAATGTTGATGTTTGCCTCCAATAATTACTTGGGACTAGCACAGGATCAACGAGTGATCGAGGCATCGATACAGGCGACCGAAAGATTCGGGGCTGGCTCGACAGGCTCCCGATTGACCACTGGCCATTCCATCATCCATGAAGCCCTTGAAGGAAAACTGGCACAATTCAAGCAAACGGAAGCGGCGATCGTGCTGAATACAGGATATATGGCGAATATGGCAGTATTGACGACCATTGTAGGTGAGGGTGATCTTATCTTATCGGATGCAGGCAATCATGCGAGCATCATCGACGGCTGCCGTCTATCCCGTGCAAAAACCGTGATATACAGTCACGCTGATTTGGACGATTTGGAATTGAAACTGCAGGGCCATCAAGGCTTCAAAAAAACCTTGATCGTGACCGATGGCGTTTTCTCGATGGATGGTGATATCGCTCCGCTCCCTGGCATCGTCAATCTTGCCAAACGCTACGGAGCCCTGATCATGATGGATGATGCACACGCGACTGGTGTGTTGGGCAAGGACGGCAGGGGAACCTCCGAGCATTTTGGATTGAAGGGGAAGGTGGATATCGAGATGGGGACACTATCCAAAGCGATAGGAGTGGAAGGAGGCTTCGTTGCAGGAAGCAGGTCTTTAATAGACTATCTCTTAAATAAAGCGAGACCATTCATCTTCTCTACCGCACTATCTCCTGGCGTAGTCGCCGGTGCATCGGCTGCAGTCGATATCATCATGACCGAACCTGAACGCAGAGTGCGCCTTCAAAACATGAGTCGGCATCTTTATGAGGAATTAACCTCCCTAGGCTACACGGTGACGGGGGGAGAAACGCCGATTCTTGGCATCATTTGCGGGAAGCCGGAGCAAGCCACGCTCCTTTCAAAGGAATTACATAAGCATGGAATTTATGCACCCGCGATTCGACCGCCAACAGTTCCGGATGGGACTTCCCGCATTCGTCTCACCTTGATGTCGCAGCATCGGGAGCGACATATCGATCACGTTATATCTGCGTTCAAAGCAATCCGTGCCAATGATACGGATAGTGTGGATAAGACGTTACCAATTGGATGA